A window of the Ignisphaera sp. genome harbors these coding sequences:
- the glpK gene encoding glycerol kinase GlpK yields MVERKFVLVVDQGTTGTRAMIFTYDGLPIKGGWAYLEHNQIYPRPSWVEHDPLEIWEKTKVVIKMVLEQAKVDPREIVAIGVTNQRETTVIWDPKTGKPVYNAIVWQDRRTAREVDYLREHYFKTIQEKTGLIPDCYFSSTKIWWILDNVPNVREKARKGEFLFGTIDTWIIWNLTRGSKDVLTPERYGAHVVDYSNASRTMIFNIHKLDWDDELLEIQGKIPRDILPLPRPSSDKTIYGYTGPEVSNELFEGVNIPVAGDAGDQQAALFGQTGFDVGDVKCTYGTGNFILLNTGSTPVPSKHGLLTTIFYSLEPGKAIYALEGSIFITGAAIQWLRDGLKIIEVSAEINPLAESAPDTGGVYFVPAFVGLGAPYWDHYARGLIIGITRGTERRHIARAALEAIAYLTRDVIEAMKADTNRDITILKADGGAAKSDFLLQFQADILNIKVVRPVVLETTSLGAAYLAGLAVGFWKNLDDVKKNWRVDREFIPKMDEKTREKLYKGWKAAVQRALGWAKEVPWAYGYE; encoded by the coding sequence TTGGTTGAGAGAAAATTTGTTTTGGTGGTTGACCAAGGAACTACTGGTACTAGGGCAATGATATTTACATATGATGGGCTTCCCATAAAGGGTGGATGGGCCTATCTAGAACATAATCAAATCTATCCTAGACCTAGCTGGGTTGAGCATGATCCTCTCGAAATTTGGGAAAAAACTAAGGTAGTTATAAAAATGGTTTTAGAGCAGGCAAAGGTTGATCCTAGAGAGATAGTTGCTATTGGTGTTACAAATCAGAGGGAAACTACAGTTATATGGGATCCTAAAACCGGCAAACCTGTTTATAATGCTATTGTGTGGCAGGATAGGAGAACAGCCAGAGAAGTAGATTATCTACGCGAGCACTACTTTAAGACTATACAAGAGAAAACTGGTCTGATACCCGACTGCTATTTCTCAAGTACAAAGATTTGGTGGATCTTAGACAATGTTCCTAATGTTAGAGAGAAGGCTAGGAAAGGCGAATTCTTATTTGGAACTATAGATACTTGGATTATTTGGAATTTAACTAGAGGATCAAAAGATGTTCTAACACCTGAAAGATATGGAGCACATGTAGTGGATTACTCAAACGCTTCTAGGACAATGATATTCAATATTCACAAGCTTGATTGGGATGATGAGCTCTTGGAGATTCAAGGTAAGATACCGAGGGATATACTACCTCTTCCAAGACCTTCAAGCGATAAGACTATCTACGGTTACACGGGACCAGAGGTTAGCAACGAGCTTTTTGAAGGTGTTAACATACCTGTAGCAGGTGATGCTGGAGATCAGCAAGCCGCACTCTTCGGCCAGACCGGATTTGATGTAGGCGATGTTAAGTGTACTTATGGAACAGGAAACTTCATATTACTCAACACAGGATCTACACCAGTTCCATCCAAACATGGGCTTCTAACAACCATTTTCTATAGTCTTGAGCCAGGGAAGGCTATTTATGCCTTAGAGGGAAGCATATTTATAACTGGCGCAGCTATACAGTGGCTTAGAGATGGTTTAAAGATTATCGAGGTTTCCGCAGAGATTAACCCATTAGCTGAGTCAGCACCAGATACTGGTGGTGTCTATTTTGTTCCAGCGTTTGTTGGCTTGGGAGCTCCGTATTGGGATCACTATGCAAGGGGGCTTATAATAGGCATTACAAGAGGGACTGAGAGAAGACATATAGCTAGAGCAGCTTTAGAGGCTATAGCTTATCTCACAAGAGATGTTATAGAGGCTATGAAGGCTGATACAAATAGAGATATAACTATTCTGAAAGCTGATGGAGGTGCTGCAAAAAGTGATTTTCTATTACAATTCCAAGCAGACATACTCAACATTAAAGTTGTAAGACCAGTTGTACTTGAAACAACTTCATTGGGGGCAGCATATCTAGCTGGGTTAGCAGTTGGATTTTGGAAGAATTTAGATGATGTTAAAAAGAATTGGAGGGTAGATAGGGAGTTCATACCCAAGATGGATGAAAAGACTAGGGAGAAACTGTATAAAGGCTGGAAGGCAGCTGTTCAAAGAGCACTTGGATGGGCAAAGGAGGTTCCATGGGCATATGGCTACGAATAA
- a CDS encoding DUF1667 domain-containing protein has product MRELTCIICPIGCALRVYLSDDNKIERIEGNLCPRGTEFATQEILDPRRVVMTVIPVLNGDLPTVSVKTDKPVPKKCIEEIMKIASNLVLEAPIEIGQVVLKDICGANIVATRRVRKVK; this is encoded by the coding sequence ATGCGAGAACTAACATGCATTATATGCCCCATTGGATGTGCACTAAGGGTATACCTAAGTGATGATAACAAAATAGAGAGGATCGAGGGAAATCTATGCCCCAGGGGAACAGAATTTGCAACCCAAGAAATTTTAGACCCTAGAAGAGTTGTAATGACAGTTATCCCAGTACTTAACGGCGATTTGCCAACGGTATCGGTTAAAACAGATAAGCCTGTGCCGAAAAAATGCATAGAAGAGATAATGAAGATTGCATCGAATCTTGTTTTAGAGGCACCGATAGAAATAGGCCAAGTGGTATTGAAAGATATATGTGGTGCAAATATAGTGGCAACTAGGAGGGTTAGAAAAGTGAAGTAA
- a CDS encoding rhamnulokinase family protein translates to MKSTILVAFDLGASSGRCLVGKVDVDNKKLEMEEIHRFPNGPVRIGNHLYWDVPKIWSEVKEGILKAYRRYGEDIVSIGVDTWGVDFALLNNHGELVGLPYCYRDPRRKEAMEELLRAIPAERIYMRTGIQFMPINPLYQLYAMVKDNSSSLKAAKTFLMIPDLFNYWLSGVIASEYTDASTTQFLDPWSKKWAFDLLEEIGFPTDIFPNIIEPGTRLGEVSPSLAEELDIPRSITIIAPATHDTASAVAASPIEDDSAYISCGTWSLVGIELSSPIINRKAMEYNFTNEGGIFNTIRFLKNVQGMWFLQEIKRALALKGEDYSYEELTKMASEAKGFIGFIDPDDPRFLAPTNMVGEIMKFLEETKQNKPRNIGELVRLVLESLAMKYRFVIERLEDISGKKIREINIVGGGSRNWLHNQLVADFTNRVVVAGPEEATSIGNMLTQLVGLGYIKSLKEIREYVRNSFNLRTFEPRYSAKHDDMYSSFLDMLEKLGRIK, encoded by the coding sequence ATGAAGAGCACAATATTAGTTGCATTTGATCTTGGTGCAAGTAGTGGTAGGTGCCTTGTAGGAAAAGTTGATGTAGATAACAAAAAGCTTGAAATGGAAGAAATACACAGATTTCCTAATGGCCCTGTTCGAATAGGTAATCATCTATATTGGGATGTTCCAAAGATTTGGAGTGAAGTTAAGGAAGGTATTCTCAAAGCCTACAGAAGGTATGGTGAAGACATTGTTTCTATTGGGGTTGATACGTGGGGTGTTGACTTTGCTTTGTTGAATAATCATGGTGAGCTTGTTGGACTGCCTTATTGCTATAGGGATCCTAGAAGGAAAGAGGCTATGGAAGAGCTTTTGAGAGCTATACCTGCTGAGAGAATATATATGAGAACAGGTATACAGTTCATGCCTATAAATCCACTTTACCAACTCTACGCTATGGTCAAAGATAACTCCTCTTCGCTTAAAGCGGCAAAAACCTTTTTGATGATACCGGATCTATTCAATTATTGGCTATCAGGTGTTATAGCATCTGAATATACAGATGCCTCTACAACTCAGTTCCTTGATCCATGGTCAAAGAAGTGGGCCTTTGATTTGCTAGAGGAAATAGGGTTTCCAACAGATATATTTCCCAATATTATTGAACCTGGAACAAGACTAGGTGAAGTGAGCCCTAGTCTTGCAGAAGAACTGGATATACCAAGAAGCATAACTATCATTGCACCAGCTACACACGATACTGCATCAGCTGTTGCAGCTTCTCCAATAGAAGATGACTCTGCTTATATAAGTTGTGGTACATGGAGTTTAGTTGGTATAGAACTGTCTAGCCCAATAATAAATAGAAAGGCTATGGAATATAACTTCACTAATGAAGGAGGTATTTTCAACACAATTAGATTTCTAAAGAATGTCCAGGGAATGTGGTTCCTACAAGAGATAAAACGTGCACTTGCACTAAAAGGAGAGGATTACTCATATGAGGAACTAACAAAAATGGCTTCAGAAGCAAAAGGATTCATAGGATTCATTGATCCAGACGACCCAAGATTTTTAGCACCAACAAATATGGTTGGAGAAATCATGAAGTTTCTTGAAGAGACAAAGCAAAACAAGCCTAGAAACATCGGTGAGCTGGTTCGTCTGGTTTTAGAAAGTCTTGCAATGAAATATAGATTTGTTATAGAAAGGTTAGAGGATATATCAGGAAAGAAGATAAGAGAGATTAACATTGTTGGAGGGGGATCAAGGAACTGGTTACACAATCAACTGGTAGCAGATTTTACAAATAGAGTTGTTGTAGCAGGGCCAGAGGAAGCCACATCAATAGGCAATATGCTTACACAGCTAGTTGGTTTAGGCTACATAAAATCATTAAAAGAGATTAGGGAATATGTAAGAAACTCCTTTAATCTAAGAACATTCGAGCCTCGTTATAGTGCTAAACATGATGATATGTACTCATCTTTTCTAGATATGCTAGAGAAGCTTGGCAGAATAAAGTGA
- a CDS encoding sugar-binding protein, producing MSVSRALSKLWTIIIIVVVVVAVAAGGGLYYYYTTTSKPQKLTFVLIGKGVHPYWSVVEAGMKKAADEIRSKYGADIEATFFTPTREEAYLQLSQVDTYIAQKVTGLAIAPVDAEAAIPYINKALQQNILTITFDTDSPNSNRLAYLGTNNYKAGYLGGLAAYMLAKEKGYIKPGATLKVGIITATLSAQNARERVQGFQDAIKKCIETDPDIRGNINLVIIGPYEDKGDVSTAVNYALSILQANPDLQIAFGSNAYEGPAWSQAMQQLNYPPGKIVLVEFDVTSDNVPPLQQGYALATVGQREYFMGYYAVWLLYNMTKYGVDKALKSFIPGYPNNKIYDTGVDLVGTQHMEFTAPTGEKVVILGLSEYKQLMSKLGVDPSLLGLQNVS from the coding sequence GTGTCGGTATCAAGAGCCCTATCTAAACTATGGACTATAATAATCATAGTCGTAGTAGTTGTTGCGGTTGCGGCGGGTGGAGGGCTGTATTACTACTATACTACAACATCAAAACCTCAGAAACTGACATTCGTATTGATAGGCAAGGGGGTACATCCCTATTGGTCTGTAGTTGAAGCAGGCATGAAAAAAGCAGCTGATGAAATACGAAGTAAGTATGGCGCTGACATTGAAGCAACATTCTTTACACCAACTCGTGAAGAAGCATATTTACAGCTATCGCAGGTAGATACATACATAGCTCAAAAAGTTACAGGCCTTGCTATAGCACCTGTCGATGCTGAAGCTGCAATACCCTATATCAACAAGGCATTGCAACAAAACATTTTAACAATAACATTTGACACAGATTCTCCCAACTCTAACAGGCTAGCCTATCTAGGTACTAACAATTACAAAGCCGGCTACCTAGGTGGTTTAGCCGCATATATGCTAGCCAAAGAAAAAGGCTACATCAAACCAGGGGCAACATTAAAGGTTGGAATAATTACAGCAACATTATCTGCACAAAACGCACGTGAAAGAGTCCAGGGGTTCCAAGACGCTATAAAGAAATGCATTGAAACAGATCCTGACATAAGAGGCAATATCAATCTAGTGATTATAGGACCATATGAAGATAAAGGTGATGTATCCACAGCCGTTAATTATGCACTATCGATTCTACAAGCAAATCCAGATCTTCAAATAGCCTTTGGCTCTAACGCATATGAAGGGCCTGCATGGAGCCAGGCAATGCAACAACTTAACTATCCCCCTGGAAAAATAGTTCTAGTTGAATTCGATGTTACATCAGATAATGTTCCACCACTCCAACAGGGCTATGCACTTGCCACCGTTGGCCAAAGAGAGTATTTCATGGGATATTATGCTGTATGGCTCCTATACAATATGACTAAGTATGGTGTTGACAAAGCTCTCAAGAGCTTCATACCTGGCTATCCAAACAACAAAATATATGATACTGGCGTAGACCTTGTTGGAACGCAGCACATGGAATTCACAGCACCAACAGGAGAGAAGGTGGTAATCCTAGGTCTCTCTGAATATAAGCAACTAATGAGCAAACTTGGTGTCGATCCATCACTTCTCGGGTTACAAAACGTGAGTTAA
- a CDS encoding DUF4157 domain-containing protein: MSRAPLLLFAVVLAAIVVAVLVQYIYIVFVKQESAVPLTKTRTVTYVTTVVTTPIYTNPVTSITSTSSRYELILSLARDVENVVERIRNLSFNGGVNFELINTSWALEHWAPSESSEVPPDVLYKEMVYKLTFLTPLNFSLISGERGFIGMFLAATAGTTIYINTDYFDPNSPGSRNVLAHELTHVLQFIHFPNIFSGDNTTDSGLAKQALIEGDAGWTQHLYCVITGLCTPSPRTGIDLGNPYIALVTFPYVYGEWFISYLYNLSGWGIVNKAYSMPPISTSMVMHPDRYVVYLSTGEKGFEDPIIACNCSGSKVYSDRLGEYYVMLVLARRMGLDNAMEIASSWGGDRVVLYKIENVTHVTWTLCWNITWRSQQSLDKFYEVFSNAVKPLGGEYNNNTLMVEIYRGDSWTFIKSVYITVKR; this comes from the coding sequence TTGAGTAGGGCACCATTGCTATTGTTTGCTGTGGTACTTGCAGCAATAGTTGTAGCAGTCCTCGTGCAGTACATATATATAGTTTTTGTGAAGCAAGAGTCGGCAGTACCATTGACGAAGACAAGAACGGTAACATATGTGACAACAGTAGTGACGACACCTATATATACAAACCCTGTAACCAGTATCACATCAACGAGTTCTCGCTATGAACTGATACTCTCTTTGGCTAGAGATGTTGAGAATGTTGTGGAGCGAATCAGAAACCTATCATTTAATGGCGGTGTTAACTTCGAGCTTATAAATACTTCGTGGGCCTTGGAGCACTGGGCTCCTAGCGAGTCTTCTGAGGTGCCTCCAGATGTTCTATACAAGGAGATGGTCTACAAGCTGACGTTTCTAACACCACTTAACTTCTCTCTAATCTCTGGCGAGAGGGGTTTCATCGGAATGTTTTTAGCTGCAACAGCTGGCACAACAATTTATATAAACACAGATTATTTTGATCCCAATAGCCCTGGATCCAGAAATGTTCTAGCACATGAGCTTACACATGTTCTTCAATTCATACACTTTCCAAACATCTTCTCTGGGGATAACACAACAGATTCTGGCTTAGCTAAACAAGCTCTTATAGAGGGCGATGCTGGGTGGACACAGCATCTATACTGTGTCATAACTGGCTTGTGCACACCATCTCCAAGGACTGGGATAGATCTTGGAAACCCGTATATAGCTCTTGTAACGTTTCCGTATGTCTATGGAGAGTGGTTCATTTCATACCTGTACAATTTGAGTGGCTGGGGCATCGTCAACAAAGCTTATTCGATGCCCCCTATCTCAACATCTATGGTTATGCACCCAGATAGGTACGTTGTCTACCTGTCCACAGGTGAGAAAGGCTTTGAAGACCCTATCATCGCCTGTAACTGTAGTGGTAGCAAGGTTTATTCTGATAGGCTCGGCGAATACTATGTCATGCTTGTGCTTGCTAGGAGAATGGGTTTAGATAATGCCATGGAGATAGCATCTAGCTGGGGAGGCGATAGGGTAGTGCTATACAAGATTGAGAATGTGACTCACGTGACATGGACTCTATGTTGGAACATAACATGGAGATCCCAACAAAGCCTAGATAAATTCTACGAGGTTTTCTCAAATGCTGTAAAACCACTTGGAGGGGAATACAATAATAACACATTGATGGTCGAGATATACAGGGGGGATTCATGGACATTTATAAAATCTGTATACATAACTGTGAAGAGGTAG
- a CDS encoding FAD-dependent oxidoreductase, with translation MVEVRVYDTIVIGGGPAGIAASIKAKELGLKVLLIENRGLLGGIPLQCVHPGFGLHYFKEDLTGTEFITRLLDKLHSHGVEYLLNAYVHSIDLVNPTEKIVNVVTRNGVKRLKTRTIIFATGARERHIFEINVLGNRPDGIYTAGEAQTLMDIYGVLPGKEVVVIGSGDVGMIMARRFALEGAKVKAVIELMPYPGGLMRNVVQCLQDYNIPLYLSHVVTKVIGKDRVEKVVVARVDENLKPIPGTEFEITCDTVIVAAGLVPYVELLEQIGVVMDPATRGPIVNDYLETTMPGLFVAGNALVINDLVDYAAEQGEWAAESAKYFIENNGIPTPESGWKKVVKGRNVRLVAPHYISCEKSVVIYARVSSPESNVVVQIPEIGLKMRMFKVRPAEMIRLALSRSILQKAKSFDRITLEVLPQ, from the coding sequence ATGGTTGAGGTTAGGGTGTATGATACAATAGTTATTGGCGGTGGCCCAGCAGGTATAGCAGCCTCCATCAAGGCAAAAGAGCTTGGCTTAAAGGTGCTTCTCATAGAAAATAGAGGTCTTTTAGGCGGTATACCACTTCAATGTGTGCATCCAGGCTTCGGTCTCCACTATTTTAAGGAGGATTTAACGGGTACAGAATTCATAACGAGGTTGTTGGATAAGTTACATAGCCATGGTGTGGAATATCTATTGAACGCATATGTGCACTCAATAGATTTAGTGAACCCAACTGAGAAAATAGTAAATGTAGTTACACGCAATGGTGTAAAGAGGCTTAAGACAAGAACAATAATCTTTGCAACAGGTGCTAGAGAAAGACACATATTCGAAATAAATGTTCTTGGCAATAGACCAGATGGCATTTATACAGCAGGAGAGGCTCAAACACTTATGGATATCTATGGCGTTTTGCCTGGAAAAGAAGTTGTTGTAATAGGTTCTGGAGATGTTGGAATGATTATGGCTAGAAGGTTTGCACTTGAAGGCGCCAAGGTCAAGGCAGTTATTGAGTTAATGCCATATCCAGGTGGGTTAATGAGAAATGTTGTTCAATGTCTTCAAGACTACAATATACCTTTGTATCTTAGTCATGTTGTAACTAAAGTTATTGGTAAAGATAGAGTTGAGAAAGTTGTTGTAGCTAGAGTAGACGAAAATCTAAAGCCAATTCCAGGAACAGAGTTTGAGATTACATGCGATACCGTTATTGTTGCAGCTGGGCTTGTACCATATGTAGAGCTTTTAGAGCAAATTGGTGTAGTTATGGATCCAGCAACGAGGGGGCCCATAGTCAACGACTATCTTGAGACTACCATGCCAGGTCTATTTGTTGCCGGCAATGCATTGGTCATAAATGATTTGGTTGACTATGCTGCAGAGCAGGGTGAGTGGGCTGCTGAAAGCGCGAAATACTTCATAGAGAACAATGGTATACCCACACCAGAGTCTGGCTGGAAAAAGGTTGTTAAGGGTCGTAACGTAAGACTTGTTGCTCCACATTACATTAGTTGCGAAAAATCTGTTGTAATATATGCGAGGGTGTCTTCGCCAGAATCAAATGTTGTTGTGCAAATACCAGAGATAGGATTAAAGATGAGGATGTTTAAAGTAAGGCCAGCAGAAATGATTAGGCTAGCGCTAAGCAGATCAATTTTGCAAAAAGCAAAGAGTTTTGATAGAATAACTCTTGAGGTATTACCACAGTGA
- a CDS encoding NAD(P)/FAD-dependent oxidoreductase: MKTLRVVIIGAGIIGASIARVLSMYENFNVIVVEKEFDVGWGVSKANTGIIHPCHEEDPQVYPLRAKLCRKGNELWRTWVEELDIPAKWPGELMVFFDSQEEKNAKRYIELANLNRIPGVRIVYNDELFQLEPALNRNALGAVYAPTAGVISPFEAVIAVIENAVDNGVKLLTETRVKRVVIRNGRVFGVETDNGFVEADIVVNAAGLYGDEISHSASVEESFFIKPRKGEYLLFDETVKVKPQRVVHTTPTPITKGIYVVTTTHNTLLIGPTAEDLPYNAKEDVSTTEMGLDHLWKETSKLLADLPSRTKLIRTFAGLRPEPPDGNWLLKAYDNPWGFANAIGIRSPGLTAAPAIAYYILEQMIKTYDIQLRKKESWNPFRKNIIRLKERRLEEVDELIKKNPDYGEIICYCRMVSKAEILEAIERMKKIGVKTITLDGIKFRTLAMFGRCQGSFCRWRIALLISEYMKKPLHEVTVKKTRYGIGDIKTLLKLETKDQS, encoded by the coding sequence TTGAAAACCCTCCGCGTTGTTATAATAGGTGCTGGTATTATTGGTGCATCTATAGCTAGGGTTCTTAGCATGTATGAAAATTTCAATGTTATTGTCGTTGAGAAGGAATTTGATGTTGGATGGGGTGTCAGTAAAGCCAATACAGGCATTATACACCCCTGTCATGAGGAAGATCCGCAAGTATATCCTTTAAGAGCTAAGCTATGTAGAAAAGGTAATGAGCTTTGGAGGACGTGGGTAGAGGAACTTGATATCCCTGCTAAATGGCCTGGAGAACTAATGGTTTTCTTTGATTCTCAAGAAGAGAAAAATGCTAAAAGGTATATCGAATTGGCTAACCTAAATAGAATACCAGGTGTAAGGATTGTATATAATGATGAGCTGTTTCAGCTTGAGCCAGCTCTAAATAGAAATGCTTTAGGGGCTGTATATGCACCTACAGCTGGTGTAATATCGCCTTTCGAAGCTGTTATAGCAGTTATAGAAAATGCAGTAGATAATGGAGTTAAACTTTTAACAGAAACGAGGGTTAAGAGAGTTGTTATAAGAAATGGAAGAGTTTTTGGTGTAGAAACAGATAATGGCTTTGTAGAAGCTGATATAGTTGTAAATGCTGCTGGGCTTTATGGTGACGAAATTTCTCATTCAGCAAGTGTGGAGGAAAGCTTTTTTATAAAGCCTCGGAAAGGAGAATATCTGCTTTTTGACGAAACTGTAAAGGTAAAGCCTCAAAGAGTTGTTCACACAACACCAACACCTATAACTAAAGGTATTTACGTTGTAACAACAACACATAACACATTGTTGATAGGGCCAACAGCTGAAGACTTGCCATATAATGCTAAAGAGGATGTTTCAACAACAGAAATGGGTTTAGACCATCTTTGGAAAGAAACATCAAAACTTTTAGCTGATTTGCCCTCGCGCACAAAATTAATTAGAACCTTTGCAGGATTGAGACCAGAGCCCCCTGATGGTAACTGGCTTCTCAAAGCATATGATAATCCATGGGGATTTGCGAACGCTATCGGCATTAGATCTCCAGGACTTACTGCTGCCCCGGCAATTGCCTATTACATTTTAGAGCAAATGATAAAAACATACGATATCCAACTTAGGAAAAAAGAGAGTTGGAATCCGTTTAGAAAGAATATCATTAGATTGAAGGAGAGGAGATTAGAGGAAGTGGATGAGTTGATAAAGAAGAATCCAGATTATGGAGAGATAATTTGCTATTGTAGAATGGTTTCAAAAGCAGAGATTTTGGAGGCTATAGAGAGAATGAAGAAGATAGGTGTTAAGACAATTACATTGGACGGCATAAAGTTTAGAACCTTAGCCATGTTTGGGCGTTGCCAAGGGTCTTTCTGTAGATGGAGAATAGCTCTACTCATATCAGAATACATGAAGAAACCTCTACACGAGGTTACCGTCAAGAAGACTAGATATGGTATTGGAGATATTAAAACTTTGCTTAAGCTTGAAACTAAAGATCAAAGTTGA
- a CDS encoding class II aldolase/adducin family protein — MNQHDISEKDKVMRQICEALRMMYLKGLITPLTGNISVRVDEKTIVMTPSAFVPTIRLKYELKPEDLVEVDIEGNVISGGKPTTELPMHLAIYRSCSKCKAVVHIHGVYSPLISEKDMEDLFLDTELKYILKPRICLVKELIPRTTDLADAVARKVAEGCEIIYLERHGVVSVSDNIGMALELAELAEVIATRTIFYKLIMLR, encoded by the coding sequence ATGAACCAACATGACATTAGCGAGAAAGATAAGGTTATGCGACAAATATGTGAAGCTCTTAGAATGATGTATCTAAAGGGACTAATAACACCACTTACAGGCAATATCAGTGTTAGGGTAGATGAGAAAACCATTGTTATGACGCCATCAGCATTTGTTCCGACCATAAGACTAAAATACGAGCTCAAGCCTGAGGATCTGGTTGAGGTTGATATAGAGGGTAATGTGATTAGTGGTGGAAAACCGACAACAGAGCTGCCAATGCATCTAGCTATCTATAGAAGCTGTAGTAAATGCAAAGCTGTTGTGCATATACATGGGGTTTACTCTCCGCTTATATCGGAAAAAGATATGGAGGATCTGTTCCTAGACACGGAGCTGAAGTACATTCTCAAACCGAGGATATGTCTCGTGAAAGAACTTATTCCAAGGACAACAGATTTGGCGGATGCTGTTGCTAGGAAGGTTGCAGAGGGTTGTGAGATAATATACTTGGAGAGGCATGGTGTTGTATCTGTCTCTGATAACATTGGTATGGCACTCGAGCTAGCGGAATTGGCAGAGGTTATAGCAACTCGAACCATTTTCTACAAGCTGATAATGCTAAGGTAG
- a CDS encoding sugar ABC transporter ATP-binding protein, whose protein sequence is MELNVNNGLLVLENIWKRFPGVVALKGVSMCVKKGEIIGLVGENGAGKSTLLKIIFGIFKPDSGRILWKGREVHIENPLHAMKMGIFYVPQELLLPPNLSIAEATMMGIEIRGGLKIVNYKQLSEEAKKIMSIVGIENLDPKTKIRQLDAATKQLVLIARALAMKAELLIFDEPTSSLSIAETERLLNTMLELKKNGIAQIFVSHRIEEVIKVADKIIVLRDGYKIAEYDNTTKKISIEEIIRAMIAREIKEFYPKVAVPIGDVILEVRNLTTKTLHKVSFNVRRGEIVGIFGLLGSGIYEIPKAITGLIEKTEGELLLDGKQISIRSPTEAIRKYGIIYIPEDRRNLGLFSLLPIRSNITISSLDILSKYKAIQVIDNYRERDIVSKLMKTLNIVPPDPSRKVMYLSGGNQQKTLISRAFSRPVKVVFLGEPTVGVDVGAKVEIRKLMVELASKGCGIVLISDDVHEVLGMSDRIIVVSKGRVVAETLRSEATAEKLLEYASR, encoded by the coding sequence ATGGAGCTTAATGTGAACAATGGTTTACTTGTTTTAGAGAATATTTGGAAGAGGTTTCCAGGAGTTGTTGCACTAAAAGGCGTATCGATGTGTGTTAAAAAAGGCGAGATTATCGGCTTAGTTGGAGAGAATGGAGCGGGAAAGTCGACGTTGTTGAAAATTATATTCGGCATATTTAAGCCTGATAGTGGGAGGATATTGTGGAAAGGGAGAGAAGTTCATATCGAAAATCCTTTGCATGCAATGAAGATGGGGATTTTCTATGTTCCTCAAGAGCTTTTGCTTCCACCTAATCTATCAATCGCTGAAGCAACTATGATGGGAATCGAAATTAGGGGAGGTTTAAAAATTGTTAACTATAAACAATTAAGCGAAGAAGCTAAGAAAATTATGTCAATTGTTGGTATTGAGAATTTAGATCCGAAGACAAAAATAAGACAGCTAGATGCTGCGACGAAGCAGCTTGTTCTGATTGCAAGAGCCTTGGCCATGAAGGCAGAGCTACTGATTTTTGATGAGCCTACCTCAAGTTTGAGTATAGCCGAGACCGAAAGATTGTTAAATACGATGCTGGAACTGAAAAAGAATGGCATAGCCCAAATATTTGTTAGTCATAGGATTGAAGAGGTTATAAAGGTTGCTGATAAAATAATTGTTTTAAGAGACGGATACAAAATTGCAGAGTACGACAATACCACTAAAAAGATCTCAATAGAAGAAATTATAAGGGCTATGATTGCTCGCGAAATTAAGGAGTTCTATCCAAAGGTGGCAGTGCCAATAGGTGATGTGATACTAGAAGTTAGAAACCTGACAACGAAAACTTTGCATAAGGTAAGTTTTAATGTAAGAAGAGGGGAGATAGTTGGAATTTTTGGTCTTCTTGGCTCAGGAATCTATGAAATACCGAAAGCCATTACAGGCTTAATCGAAAAAACCGAGGGAGAACTGCTCTTGGATGGAAAACAAATAAGCATTAGAAGCCCCACAGAAGCCATCAGAAAATACGGCATTATCTACATACCAGAAGATAGGAGAAATCTTGGTTTATTCTCCCTTCTCCCAATAAGAAGTAACATAACAATATCGTCATTAGATATTTTAAGCAAGTACAAGGCCATCCAGGTAATAGATAATTATAGAGAGCGAGATATTGTAAGCAAATTGATGAAAACATTAAATATAGTGCCACCGGATCCAAGTAGGAAAGTGATGTATCTGAGTGGTGGAAACCAACAGAAAACATTAATTTCCCGAGCGTTTTCAAGACCGGTTAAAGTTGTGTTTTTGGGCGAACCCACCGTGGGTGTGGATGTTGGGGCCAAGGTCGAGATTCGTAAGCTTATGGTAGAACTAGCATCTAAAGGCTGTGGCATTGTTTTGATATCTGATGATGTTCATGAGGTGCTTGGAATGAGCGATAGAATCATTGTGGTTTCTAAGGGTAGGGTAGTAGCAGAAACCTTAAGAAGTGAAGCAACCGCAGAAAAATTGCTGGAATATGCATCTAGGTGA